The Episyrphus balteatus chromosome 4, idEpiBalt1.1, whole genome shotgun sequence genome includes a window with the following:
- the LOC129919555 gene encoding serine-rich adhesin for platelets isoform X1: protein MYNDMNASSSSVASCSSNSTTTTTTAPCNVIAGNGGGGAAAVGAINPNDMSIASVTSMASNSTTTISIASPSIYTLASTAPDQATTTGNDEEKPNKSESWEESRLKDWDYCRFKQLLDEAYSYKNPRDKENKSEIFLQLLQKAEKEKEDQKFAFRALTSLYTPRTSTSNSQKQGGSLQDLVEAVRNDSLDCDYNYGGQRNRRHNHNSRPKKYSSVSSRQREGGSLPSNVNVSNCSLSVYEQPFLNEEPPKQSQEKKESRVLTNTASTTACQRLVGALPAKKPILAPGITASTSSGGVAEVTIATKACSATSKNDFAIVGGCGGVCEGAKGVKGIKSAISLAATIGSATSATCAALATATAVVSGSTDTVVEMNENYIDPHNEMLSQGIQFDRFDGIEMKIPRANIIGSVLTRSDFSPNNTTCYVDEAVHFTTLERGKSTVDASYIPLDENYKACKSVLGEKSELVKMQSFSASKTISKQYDENGNSLNTTFTVNQSQAKAKKKKTQSERNTKTLDVQSVEGYRGSDPIEELVKYIESSEDTKQNEKVNKFTDSKKKDKKRDKEKEKDKEKGKIKRSNSLEELRSCSKMDGDDVTMRNKTNIKNKNVDIKEKPTVSSSVVGGNAGTNRKSERRSWGTEELSYLGENNAIEEVREKIKDKEKKKSREKDLGEKLEKVVEKRKKNDSNLVVSMESISCESAEFHVVTKKKKPKKQRQLTEETRNNNSSNPHKNPMYQNRKYHSNFSNDRDAYMGSFNNNSNNDKSRRKSTSSMPPSEKSDSSDLDSVHSLPIESAGGRSPLQVHHHQNQPRSYAEIARKTEAAAAAAVVCSTTGGAIDSTTSNTSSNTSSHTELEVNANAPLPIVVNTVIKKSKKSIKPDFPELISNEIANSSSTTIPSSISTTVKQISYSQSLTSAGKNEDSTTENVLQGSSPTEATKTTEKQMQKHPVHQMPLQKSKSVETDSFYNSIDQYPALEKTVKRHSTTNACGSDVGGVPTTISPSGTVSLQMNSITNCASIGNSSPPNNKKSKTNTKASDEVLVEQQHSTTKKSKKEKSLTNEQYSSTTPSTTTITSSSTTSFSNINNKNQTYHNHHNYNLNNNKSSCSFSNSNISNNNNTNNNINNTYNIINTNNNNVNNNNNNNNNTNNNSSSNNSNNYINKYSNRPAVIILNDDTTAGGLSSSIGNEFTFGDFNEDELRLFDESQPSSQLNSEVFHKRYLTTVINSNTPQNFDDSGGNFNTTGGSTASDATNNSDDALILMQHTSSPNSSLVIDQSSDSGICNNYVATKEKRINQQSTGTIASTNRSLSTDALINNTVYLSASTSPSKESLSSSASSSSSTSSNSSASSGTYVLNAPASKAITLSASKSSKSKTTSLSCSNYNQQKHSLDRSKNKAPTNNSLSNTKVSTMNKRNSQRQQEHSSNSCSSLSVAAKSNANATTLPSLETCGDIETAIIAAAKKAAAVAAEQTSTSVINKNYTTKGINNLSVMGSTTTTTNASTINNTSNSISSNLNHSNSCNRQQGVISSPPSVLSQSKESSRRGGNSNSSSRSVGGGTGVAVQQQRKEIDVHFIQPTLATPISSVHNNETIINFIGSAWEEVANSKVTQFYDGQ from the exons aaatcGGAGTCTTGGGAAGAAAGCAGACTAAAAGATTGGGATTATTGTCGTTTTAAACAGCTGCTAGACGAAGCATATTCTTACAAAAATCCGCGcgataaagaaaataaaagtgaaattttctta CAATTACTGCAAAAAGCAGAAAAGGAAAAAGAAGATCAGAAATTTGCATTTCGTGCGCTAACATCACTATATACACCTCGTACCTCGACTTCAAATAGCCAAAAGCAAGGTGGATCCTTGCAAGATCTAGTTGAGGCAGTACGCAACGACTCGCTTGACTGTGATTACAATTACGGTGGTCAACGTAACCGTCGTCACAACCACAACTCGCGTCCAAAAAAGTATTCATCTGTTTCGTCTCGACAGCGCGAAGGGGGTAGTTTGCCGAGTAACGTTAATGTCTCTAACTGCAGTCTCAGTGTTTACGAGCAACCGTTTTTGAATGAGGAACCACCCAAACAAAGTCAAGAAAAAAAGGAATCGCGTGTATTGACTAATACCGCTAGCACAACAGCTTGTCAGAGGCTTGTTGGTGCTTTGCCAGCAAAAAAACCCATCTTAGCGCCTGGCATAACAGCATCGACAAGCAGCGGTGGTGTAGCCGAAGTTACTATCGCTACTAAAGCTTGTTCGGCAACATCTAAAAACGATTTTGCTATTGTGGGAGGCTGTGGCGGTGTATGCGAAGGAGCCAAAGGAGTTAAAGGAATTAAGAGCGCAATTTCTCTTGCAGCAACCATTGGAAGTGCAACAAGTGCTACATGTGCTGCTTTAGCCACAGCAACAGCCGTTGTTTCTGGTAGTACAGATACCGTGGTCGAGATGAATGAGAACTACATTGACCCGCACAATGAGATGCTTTCTCAG GGTATTCAATTCGATCGTTTCGATGgaattgaaatgaaaatccCTCGGGCAAACATAATCGGTTCGGTTTTGACCAGAAGTGATTTTTCACCCAACAACACTACTTGTTATGTTGATGAAGCAGTTCACTTTACAACCTTAGAACGTGGCAAAAGCACAGTAGACGCTAGCTATATACCATTAGATGAAAACTACAAGGCATGCAAATCAGTGTTGGGCGAAAAATCCGAACTCGTCAAAATGCAATCATTTTCCGCCTCGAAAACGATTTCG AAACAATATGACGAGAACGGCAATTCCCTCAATACGACTTTCACAGTAAACCAATCGCAGGCGAaagctaaaaagaaaaaaactcaatcAGAACGAAATACGAAAACTCTTGACGTGCAATCAGTGGAGGGATATCGCGGGTCAGATCCAATTGAAGAGCTGGTTAAGTATATTGAAAGTTCTGAGGATacgaaacaaaacgaaaaagtCAACAAATTTACTGATAGCAAAAAGAAGGACAAAAAGCGAGACAAGGAAAAGGAAAAAGATAAAGAAAAGggcaaaataaaaagaagtaaTTCCCTCGAGGAGCTGAGATCGTGTTCAAAAATGGATGGCGACGATGTTACTATgcgaaacaaaacaaatattaaaaataaaaatgttgataTAAAAGAGAAACCAACGGTTTCTTCGTCGGTTGTTGGAGGAAATGCTGGAACAAATAGAAAGAGTGAAAGACGTTCCTGGGGAACAGAAGAGCTTAGCTATTTGGGAGAGAATAATGCCATTGAAGAAGTAAGAGAGAAAATAAAGGACAAAGAGAAGAAGAAATCAAGGGAAAAAGACTTAGGTGAAAAACTAGAGAAGGTagttgaaaaacgaaaaaagaacGATTCTAATCTTGTTGTTTCAATGGAATCTATTTCATGTGAGTCGGCTGAGTTTCACGTTGTGACTAAAAAGAAGAAGCCCAAAAAGCAGCGACAACTGACAGAAGAAACCCGAAACAATAATTCATCCAATCCTCATAAGAACCCAATGTATCAAAACCGAAAATACCATTCAAACTTTAGCAATGATCGTGATGCGTACATGGGTTCGTTTAATAACAACAGTAATAACGATAAATCTCGTCGAAAATCCACTTCATCAATGCCCCCTTCAGAAAAATCTGATTCTAGTGACTTGGATTCGGTTCATTCATTGCCAATCGAATCGGCAGGAGGGAGAAGCCCCCTTCAGGTACATCATCATCAGAACCAACCAAGATCTTATGCTGAAATAGCACGCAAAACAGAAGCTGCCGCCGCTGCCGCAGTTGTTTGCTCAACAACTGGAGGGGCTATCGACTCAACCACTTCTAACACCAGCAGCAACACTTCATCGCACACAGAGCTAGAAGTCAATGCGAATGCGCCCCTGCCCATTGTTGTCAACActgttataaaaaaatcaaagaaaagcaTAAAGCCCGATTTCCCAGAATTGATTTCTAATGAAATAGCCAATAGCAGCAGCACCACCATCCCCAGTAGCATTAGCACAACAGTAAAACAGATTTCCTATTCTCAAAGCCTCACGTCCGCAGGTAAAAATGAAGATTCCACAACCGAGAATGTTTTACAAGGATCTTCGCCAACAGAAGCAACAAAAACTACTgaaaagcaaatgcaaaaacatcCTGTACACCAAATGCCTCTGCAAAAATCAAAGAGTGTGGAGACCGATAGTTTTTATAATAGCATTGATCAGTATCCAGCTTTGGAAAAGACTGTCAAACGACACAGCACTACTAATGCTTGTGGTTCGGATGTTGGAGGAGTTCCGACAACAATTTCACCGTCAGGAACGGTTTCACTTCAAATGAATAGTATTACCAATTGTGCATCTATTGGAAACTCTTCCCCTcctaacaacaaaaaatcaaaaacgaatACCAAAGCCAGTGATGAAGTACTTGTAGAGCAACAACATTCGACGAcgaaaaagagtaaaaaagAGAAATCATTAACCAATGAGCAGTACTCTTCGACAACACCGTcgacaacaacaataacatcaTCATCGACAACGTCCTTCTCTaacataaataacaaaaatcaaaCTTACCATAATCatcataattataatttaaataataataaatctagTTGTAGTTTTAGTAATAGTAATATTAGTAATAATAACAATaccaataataatattaataacacttataatattattaatacaaataataataatgttaataataataataataataataataatacaaataataatagCTCTAGTAATAACagtaataattatattaataaatattcaaatCGTCCAGCTGTGATTATATTAAATGATGATACTACTGCTGGTGGTTTATCATCATCAATTGGAAACGAATTTACTTTCGGTGACTTTAACGAAGATGAACTGAGGCTTTTTGACGAGAGTCAACCGTCTTCCCAATTAAACTCAGAAGTATTTCATAAACGTTATTTGACCACTGTAATAAATTCAAACACGCCACAGAATTTTGATGATTCCGGAGGTAATTTCAATACAACTGGCGGAAGCACTGCTTCAGATGCGACTAATAATAGCGATGATGCATTGATTTTGATGCAACACACTTCATCGCCTAATTCTTCATTAGTTATAGATCAATCGTCCGACAGTGGCATTTGTAACAATTACGTTGCAACAAAGGAAAAGAGAATAAATCAACAGTCAACTGGAACAATAGCATCCACCAATCGATCCTTATCGACGGACGCATTAATTAACAATACGGTTTATTTGTCCGCATCGACGTCGCCATCCAAAGAATCCTTATCATCATCGGCTTCGTCATCTTCCTCAACGTCATCAAACTCTTCTGCATCATCGGGCACTTACGTATTAAATGCTCCTGCTTCTAAAGCAATAACTTTATCTGCAAGCAAATCGTCCAAATCTAAAACAACCTCCTTATCTTGTTCAAACTACAATCAACAGAAACACAGTTTAGATAGGAGCAAAAATAAAGCCCCTACAAATAATAGTCTTTCAAATACTAAAGTTTCAACAATGAATAAACGTAACAGTCAACGACAACAAGAGCATAGCAGTAACAGTTGTAGTTCTTTAAGTGTTGCCGCTAAATCCAATGCAAATGCCACAACACTACCGTCACTCGAAACATGTGGTGATATTGAAACGGCAATTATAGCTGCAGCTAAGAAAGCTGCGGCAGTTGCAGCCGAACAAACTAGCACTTCTGTGATAAATAAAAACTACACCACGAAGGGCATCAATAATTTGTCAGTAATGGGATCAACTACAACTACTACCAACGCATCTACAATTAATAATACAAGCAATAGTATCAGCAGTAATTTAAATCATTCAAATAGTTGTAATAGGCAACAAGGAGTGATTTCATCGCCACCATCTGTATTAAGTCAGAGCAAAGAGAGTAGTCGAAGAGGCGGTAATAGCAATAGCAGTAGTAGGAGCGTTGGTGGTGGAACAGGAGTCGCAGTACAACAGCAGCGAAAAGAAATTGATGTGCATTTTATACAGCCAACATTAGCGACACCTATTAGCTCGGTACATAATAATGAAaccattattaattttattggtTCAG
- the LOC129919555 gene encoding serine-rich adhesin for platelets isoform X2: MYNDMNASSSSVASCSSNSTTTTTTAPCNVIAGNGGGGAAAVGAINPNDMSIASVTSMASNSTTTISIASPSIYTLASTAPDQATTTGNDEEKPNKSESWEESRLKDWDYCRFKQLLDEAYSYKNPRDKENKSEIFLQLLQKAEKEKEDQKFAFRALTSLYTPRTSTSNSQKQGGSLQDLVEAVRNDSLDCDYNYGGQRNRRHNHNSRPKKYSSVSSRQREGGSLPSNVNVSNCSLSVYEQPFLNEEPPKQSQEKKESRVLTNTASTTACQRLVGALPAKKPILAPGITASTSSGGVAEVTIATKACSATSKNDFAIVGGCGGVCEGAKGVKGIKSAISLAATIGSATSATCAALATATAVVSGSTDTVVEMNENYIDPHNEMLSQKQYDENGNSLNTTFTVNQSQAKAKKKKTQSERNTKTLDVQSVEGYRGSDPIEELVKYIESSEDTKQNEKVNKFTDSKKKDKKRDKEKEKDKEKGKIKRSNSLEELRSCSKMDGDDVTMRNKTNIKNKNVDIKEKPTVSSSVVGGNAGTNRKSERRSWGTEELSYLGENNAIEEVREKIKDKEKKKSREKDLGEKLEKVVEKRKKNDSNLVVSMESISCESAEFHVVTKKKKPKKQRQLTEETRNNNSSNPHKNPMYQNRKYHSNFSNDRDAYMGSFNNNSNNDKSRRKSTSSMPPSEKSDSSDLDSVHSLPIESAGGRSPLQVHHHQNQPRSYAEIARKTEAAAAAAVVCSTTGGAIDSTTSNTSSNTSSHTELEVNANAPLPIVVNTVIKKSKKSIKPDFPELISNEIANSSSTTIPSSISTTVKQISYSQSLTSAGKNEDSTTENVLQGSSPTEATKTTEKQMQKHPVHQMPLQKSKSVETDSFYNSIDQYPALEKTVKRHSTTNACGSDVGGVPTTISPSGTVSLQMNSITNCASIGNSSPPNNKKSKTNTKASDEVLVEQQHSTTKKSKKEKSLTNEQYSSTTPSTTTITSSSTTSFSNINNKNQTYHNHHNYNLNNNKSSCSFSNSNISNNNNTNNNINNTYNIINTNNNNVNNNNNNNNNTNNNSSSNNSNNYINKYSNRPAVIILNDDTTAGGLSSSIGNEFTFGDFNEDELRLFDESQPSSQLNSEVFHKRYLTTVINSNTPQNFDDSGGNFNTTGGSTASDATNNSDDALILMQHTSSPNSSLVIDQSSDSGICNNYVATKEKRINQQSTGTIASTNRSLSTDALINNTVYLSASTSPSKESLSSSASSSSSTSSNSSASSGTYVLNAPASKAITLSASKSSKSKTTSLSCSNYNQQKHSLDRSKNKAPTNNSLSNTKVSTMNKRNSQRQQEHSSNSCSSLSVAAKSNANATTLPSLETCGDIETAIIAAAKKAAAVAAEQTSTSVINKNYTTKGINNLSVMGSTTTTTNASTINNTSNSISSNLNHSNSCNRQQGVISSPPSVLSQSKESSRRGGNSNSSSRSVGGGTGVAVQQQRKEIDVHFIQPTLATPISSVHNNETIINFIGSAWEEVANSKVTQFYDGQ; encoded by the exons aaatcGGAGTCTTGGGAAGAAAGCAGACTAAAAGATTGGGATTATTGTCGTTTTAAACAGCTGCTAGACGAAGCATATTCTTACAAAAATCCGCGcgataaagaaaataaaagtgaaattttctta CAATTACTGCAAAAAGCAGAAAAGGAAAAAGAAGATCAGAAATTTGCATTTCGTGCGCTAACATCACTATATACACCTCGTACCTCGACTTCAAATAGCCAAAAGCAAGGTGGATCCTTGCAAGATCTAGTTGAGGCAGTACGCAACGACTCGCTTGACTGTGATTACAATTACGGTGGTCAACGTAACCGTCGTCACAACCACAACTCGCGTCCAAAAAAGTATTCATCTGTTTCGTCTCGACAGCGCGAAGGGGGTAGTTTGCCGAGTAACGTTAATGTCTCTAACTGCAGTCTCAGTGTTTACGAGCAACCGTTTTTGAATGAGGAACCACCCAAACAAAGTCAAGAAAAAAAGGAATCGCGTGTATTGACTAATACCGCTAGCACAACAGCTTGTCAGAGGCTTGTTGGTGCTTTGCCAGCAAAAAAACCCATCTTAGCGCCTGGCATAACAGCATCGACAAGCAGCGGTGGTGTAGCCGAAGTTACTATCGCTACTAAAGCTTGTTCGGCAACATCTAAAAACGATTTTGCTATTGTGGGAGGCTGTGGCGGTGTATGCGAAGGAGCCAAAGGAGTTAAAGGAATTAAGAGCGCAATTTCTCTTGCAGCAACCATTGGAAGTGCAACAAGTGCTACATGTGCTGCTTTAGCCACAGCAACAGCCGTTGTTTCTGGTAGTACAGATACCGTGGTCGAGATGAATGAGAACTACATTGACCCGCACAATGAGATGCTTTCTCAG AAACAATATGACGAGAACGGCAATTCCCTCAATACGACTTTCACAGTAAACCAATCGCAGGCGAaagctaaaaagaaaaaaactcaatcAGAACGAAATACGAAAACTCTTGACGTGCAATCAGTGGAGGGATATCGCGGGTCAGATCCAATTGAAGAGCTGGTTAAGTATATTGAAAGTTCTGAGGATacgaaacaaaacgaaaaagtCAACAAATTTACTGATAGCAAAAAGAAGGACAAAAAGCGAGACAAGGAAAAGGAAAAAGATAAAGAAAAGggcaaaataaaaagaagtaaTTCCCTCGAGGAGCTGAGATCGTGTTCAAAAATGGATGGCGACGATGTTACTATgcgaaacaaaacaaatattaaaaataaaaatgttgataTAAAAGAGAAACCAACGGTTTCTTCGTCGGTTGTTGGAGGAAATGCTGGAACAAATAGAAAGAGTGAAAGACGTTCCTGGGGAACAGAAGAGCTTAGCTATTTGGGAGAGAATAATGCCATTGAAGAAGTAAGAGAGAAAATAAAGGACAAAGAGAAGAAGAAATCAAGGGAAAAAGACTTAGGTGAAAAACTAGAGAAGGTagttgaaaaacgaaaaaagaacGATTCTAATCTTGTTGTTTCAATGGAATCTATTTCATGTGAGTCGGCTGAGTTTCACGTTGTGACTAAAAAGAAGAAGCCCAAAAAGCAGCGACAACTGACAGAAGAAACCCGAAACAATAATTCATCCAATCCTCATAAGAACCCAATGTATCAAAACCGAAAATACCATTCAAACTTTAGCAATGATCGTGATGCGTACATGGGTTCGTTTAATAACAACAGTAATAACGATAAATCTCGTCGAAAATCCACTTCATCAATGCCCCCTTCAGAAAAATCTGATTCTAGTGACTTGGATTCGGTTCATTCATTGCCAATCGAATCGGCAGGAGGGAGAAGCCCCCTTCAGGTACATCATCATCAGAACCAACCAAGATCTTATGCTGAAATAGCACGCAAAACAGAAGCTGCCGCCGCTGCCGCAGTTGTTTGCTCAACAACTGGAGGGGCTATCGACTCAACCACTTCTAACACCAGCAGCAACACTTCATCGCACACAGAGCTAGAAGTCAATGCGAATGCGCCCCTGCCCATTGTTGTCAACActgttataaaaaaatcaaagaaaagcaTAAAGCCCGATTTCCCAGAATTGATTTCTAATGAAATAGCCAATAGCAGCAGCACCACCATCCCCAGTAGCATTAGCACAACAGTAAAACAGATTTCCTATTCTCAAAGCCTCACGTCCGCAGGTAAAAATGAAGATTCCACAACCGAGAATGTTTTACAAGGATCTTCGCCAACAGAAGCAACAAAAACTACTgaaaagcaaatgcaaaaacatcCTGTACACCAAATGCCTCTGCAAAAATCAAAGAGTGTGGAGACCGATAGTTTTTATAATAGCATTGATCAGTATCCAGCTTTGGAAAAGACTGTCAAACGACACAGCACTACTAATGCTTGTGGTTCGGATGTTGGAGGAGTTCCGACAACAATTTCACCGTCAGGAACGGTTTCACTTCAAATGAATAGTATTACCAATTGTGCATCTATTGGAAACTCTTCCCCTcctaacaacaaaaaatcaaaaacgaatACCAAAGCCAGTGATGAAGTACTTGTAGAGCAACAACATTCGACGAcgaaaaagagtaaaaaagAGAAATCATTAACCAATGAGCAGTACTCTTCGACAACACCGTcgacaacaacaataacatcaTCATCGACAACGTCCTTCTCTaacataaataacaaaaatcaaaCTTACCATAATCatcataattataatttaaataataataaatctagTTGTAGTTTTAGTAATAGTAATATTAGTAATAATAACAATaccaataataatattaataacacttataatattattaatacaaataataataatgttaataataataataataataataataatacaaataataatagCTCTAGTAATAACagtaataattatattaataaatattcaaatCGTCCAGCTGTGATTATATTAAATGATGATACTACTGCTGGTGGTTTATCATCATCAATTGGAAACGAATTTACTTTCGGTGACTTTAACGAAGATGAACTGAGGCTTTTTGACGAGAGTCAACCGTCTTCCCAATTAAACTCAGAAGTATTTCATAAACGTTATTTGACCACTGTAATAAATTCAAACACGCCACAGAATTTTGATGATTCCGGAGGTAATTTCAATACAACTGGCGGAAGCACTGCTTCAGATGCGACTAATAATAGCGATGATGCATTGATTTTGATGCAACACACTTCATCGCCTAATTCTTCATTAGTTATAGATCAATCGTCCGACAGTGGCATTTGTAACAATTACGTTGCAACAAAGGAAAAGAGAATAAATCAACAGTCAACTGGAACAATAGCATCCACCAATCGATCCTTATCGACGGACGCATTAATTAACAATACGGTTTATTTGTCCGCATCGACGTCGCCATCCAAAGAATCCTTATCATCATCGGCTTCGTCATCTTCCTCAACGTCATCAAACTCTTCTGCATCATCGGGCACTTACGTATTAAATGCTCCTGCTTCTAAAGCAATAACTTTATCTGCAAGCAAATCGTCCAAATCTAAAACAACCTCCTTATCTTGTTCAAACTACAATCAACAGAAACACAGTTTAGATAGGAGCAAAAATAAAGCCCCTACAAATAATAGTCTTTCAAATACTAAAGTTTCAACAATGAATAAACGTAACAGTCAACGACAACAAGAGCATAGCAGTAACAGTTGTAGTTCTTTAAGTGTTGCCGCTAAATCCAATGCAAATGCCACAACACTACCGTCACTCGAAACATGTGGTGATATTGAAACGGCAATTATAGCTGCAGCTAAGAAAGCTGCGGCAGTTGCAGCCGAACAAACTAGCACTTCTGTGATAAATAAAAACTACACCACGAAGGGCATCAATAATTTGTCAGTAATGGGATCAACTACAACTACTACCAACGCATCTACAATTAATAATACAAGCAATAGTATCAGCAGTAATTTAAATCATTCAAATAGTTGTAATAGGCAACAAGGAGTGATTTCATCGCCACCATCTGTATTAAGTCAGAGCAAAGAGAGTAGTCGAAGAGGCGGTAATAGCAATAGCAGTAGTAGGAGCGTTGGTGGTGGAACAGGAGTCGCAGTACAACAGCAGCGAAAAGAAATTGATGTGCATTTTATACAGCCAACATTAGCGACACCTATTAGCTCGGTACATAATAATGAAaccattattaattttattggtTCAG